GATCCTCATTGCTTCTCCTCCACCACGGTTGGGACGCCCCGGCGCAGCAGCGCCCGGGCGTCCGGACGGTCGACCAGGATGGCGACCACGGCGTACACGATCACGACAGCCAGCCCGGACAGTACGGCGAACAGCAGCGCACTCCCCCAGCCTCCGTCACCAGCAGGCAGCGACACGGCCCAGCCTGCCGCGCCGGCCAGCGCAGCGCCAACCACAGCGGCGACGGTCGCCCGGGACAGCCCCTGCAGCACACCAGCTCCAGCAAGGCGCTGCAACACCACCAGCAGGACCACCGCGCCGGCGAGCATGCCCACGGACATGGCAGCGGCCAACGCCGGTACGGCGTCCCACTCCAGCGTCAGGACCAGTCCGGCGATCGCTACGAGCAGCCAGGCACCACCGGTCACCAGTGCGACCGAGCGACCCGAGTGCCGCGCGTACAGGATCCGCCCGGCGTGCATCAGCACCGCGAACCCGATGATCGCAGGAGCAAACGCCACCAGGCCGTTGGCCAGTGAGGACGCCTGGGCTTCCTGCACCCGCCCGTCGTCGTACGCGAAGATCCGGGCCACCGGGGTCGCCGTACCGACCAGCAGGGCGGCACCGGCTCCCCCAGCGAGCATGACGGCCCGCGTGGAGGTCGCGCTGAACAGGGCGAAGGATGCTTCGTCCTTGGACTCGAAGGCCGCGGCCAGGCGCGGGAAGACCGCTGTGGTGATCGGCACCGCCAGTACGGCGTACGGGAGCAGGTAGACCGCGTTGGCCCAGGTATAGACGGCGATGCTGCCCGGTACGCCGCGGTGGTTGGCCAGCCAGGTGGTGACGAGGAAGGCGAGCTGCTGCGCAACCAGTACGGCGAGGCCTGCCGCGGCCAGCTTCCGCAGGACCGGCCCGACCCCTGGGTCCAGCCTGAGCGTGGGACGGATCGGCAAGCGCAGCAGGAGCATCGGGACGAGCACAGTCAGCGCCAGCGCCAGTACGCCGGCGGTAGTGCCCCAGGCGAGCAGGTCGGCCGCGCCGCGCGACGCCTGGTCGGCAACGGGAGCTTCCACCGCGAAGACGAAGTAGGTCGCGACAACAACCAGGCTGGAGATCAGCGGAGCGAGCGCACCGGCCGCAAACCGCTTGTGGGACTGGAGAACAGCCGTCGCGACCACGGCGATCGCGTAGCCGAAGATCTGCGGCACGAAGATCACCAGCATGCGCGTGGCCGTCGCACCGGACCCGCCACACTCAGGACCGGCGTCCAGCATCGCCGACGTGTACTGCGACGCCAGAAGCCAAGCCAGCAAGGCAAACGGTGCCAGCAGCACCAGGGACCAGGTCAGCAGCGCGCCGATGATCCGGCCTTGGGCGGCCTTGTCGCCGCGAGCGACCGGGCCGGCCAGGACCGGGATGACAGCGCCAGCGAGTGCACCACCGACAACAACTTCGAAGAGGACGTTGGGGAGCTGGTTTGCCGTCGCATAGGCCTCAGCAAGACAACCGGCGCCGACGGTCTTGGAGAAGACCAGCCACCGACCGAAGCCGACCACGCGCGCGAGCACCGTGACACCCGCGACCAGCAGTGCGGCGCGAGCGATCCGGCTCCCGGCGCTCACCGGGATCGAGCCGGCGAGACCGACCTGTTCACCGGGGCCGTCGGCCCCACTGGTCGATCTTGTCGAGCGTCGGGTTGCCCGCGATCACCTTGGTGAAGCTGACCTTCTCGCTGGCCAGGTTGAGCGCGACGACCGCGCCAAGCGCCAGCACCTTCAGCGGCCGCG
The Kribbella italica DNA segment above includes these coding regions:
- the murJ gene encoding lipid II flippase MurJ, whose product is MSAGSRIARAALLVAGVTVLARVVGFGRWLVFSKTVGAGCLAEAYATANQLPNVLFEVVVGGALAGAVIPVLAGPVARGDKAAQGRIIGALLTWSLVLLAPFALLAWLLASQYTSAMLDAGPECGGSGATATRMLVIFVPQIFGYAIAVVATAVLQSHKRFAAGALAPLISSLVVVATYFVFAVEAPVADQASRGAADLLAWGTTAGVLALALTVLVPMLLLRLPIRPTLRLDPGVGPVLRKLAAAGLAVLVAQQLAFLVTTWLANHRGVPGSIAVYTWANAVYLLPYAVLAVPITTAVFPRLAAAFESKDEASFALFSATSTRAVMLAGGAGAALLVGTATPVARIFAYDDGRVQEAQASSLANGLVAFAPAIIGFAVLMHAGRILYARHSGRSVALVTGGAWLLVAIAGLVLTLEWDAVPALAAAMSVGMLAGAVVLLVVLQRLAGAGVLQGLSRATVAAVVGAALAGAAGWAVSLPAGDGGWGSALLFAVLSGLAVVIVYAVVAILVDRPDARALLRRGVPTVVEEKQ